A segment of the Superficieibacter sp. HKU1 genome:
CGGGTTGGCGTGACGGTCATCAGATCCAATGGCACGGAGACATAGAAGCCTTTGCTGAACCCGCCTTCACCGTAGTCATCCTTCGATACGTTAGTCACTGCCGCCCATGCCCCGACCGTTACGCCACTGTCGAAGCGTTTTGAAATGTCGAGGGTGCCGCCTTTATCTTTTGCCAGATACTGTCCGAGGCTGAGTTTAAACAGCACGTCATCAAATACCGGCGGTGTCCAGTAGCCGGTCAGATGACCGGTTGGCGCTTTGTAGTCGATAAAGCGCATCATGTTGTTCCAGTCACGCTGCTTGACGTAGTTGCCGTCAATGCCCACGGCCCAGTTACTGTCCAGCGGACGGTACAGCACTTCCGCCCCTGCGCCGCCGTACATCGTTTCCAGATAACCGCCGTACACCTGGCCGTAAAAACCGTTGCCTAAGTAGCGGACGTAGTTACTTTGCAGGTTGTTAACGTAAACATCATTTTCAACGTAATCACGGATATGGGTACGTACCGGCGGCAGCGTTGAATCGCCCGGCGTGTCGGTGGATTTGAATTTGTTGTAGTTGTTATAAACGTTGGCAAAGACGCCGCCATCCACCAGCCAGTGATCGGTCAGCCAGTAATTCGCGCTGCCCATCACGCCAATCTGGAACATGTAGAAGTTTTCCGGGCCACCGAGAGACTGGCTGAGCACCGGCGAAATGGAGTAGCCAAAGCGATCCGGACGGATGCGATAACCGCGTCCCAGCGCATCGGTATCAACAGGATTAATACGGCGCTGTTGCAGGGTCTCTTCGTGACCCAACGGGTAGCCTTCGAGCTGTTTACGCAGGCTGGCAACGCTGGTTTCGGTGGTAACCTGCGGCAGATGCTGTGATTTCTGGGTCACGCTGATGGTATCGACGCCAGCTGGCAGGTTATTCATCAGAATGCGGTTTGCGCGGTCGACGCCTTCACGGGTGTCGCGGTAGCGGTACTGGACGCCGGTCATATACAGCGTATTCCCACGCTGGAGAATTTCCGGCTCGTCAAAACCAGCGTTATATTTCAGCTGGGTTAACGCATTCGCTGCGGTGGTGTATTGCAGGTTACTGGTCGGCGGTGCGGGCTGATAGGCCGGTTTCGGATTATCGCGCTGCGACGGTTTGAGATCGTTGAAATTGGTGCGCAGGGTGAAGCCAAACATCAGGGTATTGCCACGCTCATAGCTGAGGTTAACGTCTGCCCAGTCAGCGGCGCGATAAATCGCCCCTACGTTGAAGTGGCTGCGCTGGTCAATTCGCCCGGCAAAATCATCCTGGTAATCGTTGCCGTCATATTCCAGCTTCAGGCGCAGCGGCGTCCACGGCGTCTGATACTCTACGCCGCCGAAAATCGCCGCCGGTCCACGAAAGACATCGGTAAAACTGATATCGCCTGCATCATGAGAGTCAGCGCGAGTACAATATTTGTCGCTGGCGCGGCAGAACGGGTTGGTAATATTGCCGCTGTTACCGTTATAGCCCCAGCCCATACCCAGCGAGAAATCAAACGGGCCAACCATTTTGCTGGTGACCAGATATTCGCCATCAAACAGCCCCGTACCGGCGATATCACGTTTACCAAAGGCAAACTCAGGCAGCCAGAATCCCTCTTCCCATAAGCGCACTTTAAAGTCGAAAGATTTGTCTTTATAGGTTTGATCGCCACTGAAGTCTTCATTCTGGCTGTACTTACGCGTACGCACATCCGTGTAACGGACAGTACCTTCCAGCCAGGGAAAGAGTGCGATTGAGGTTGAGTAGAAACGGTATTGATCGTTATCGCGGTAGTTGACGCTGAATTCGCCTTCTTTGGCAATACGGGCATTCGGGGTCTGCATCAGCCCGGTGCCGCCAAAATCAGACTGCGAGGGCCCAATCGGGTCCGGATACGTCAGCACATCGGCATGACAGGCGCTGGATACGGCGATGGCCAGCAGGCTGACCAGATATTTTTTATTCATCAGTCAGGTATCCGGTGTGTCAGAACAGAGACAATTTGTTGATTTATTTTTTCGAATTCTCCGGGCGTAGCCCATGAGGAAAATCCCACCCAGATAATGCTGCCCGGCTCCGGTTCTACGTGACGATGATTCCAGTACGCAACCGGTGCTTGCTGGACGCTACCATCGGGGTGGATCACCACCGCGATATTGCGATCCGCGCCGGTCAGCCGTTCGCGTCCCGCCAGATAATCGCGCACGCTTCGCCCTGCCTGCCAGCTGATTTTGCCCGTGCCTTCAATCGCGCCAAGTAGCGTAATTGTCGTCGGACGCGCCGGTAGCCAGAGCGAATAACGCCCTTCAAGGCGGGGATTGTTTTCATCGCGGGTGCGCACCAGATCCGGGTCGAGAGGAACAAATTGACGTCCTGTCACCTTAATAGCCTGAAGCTGCTGAATGACGGCGCGAATGCTGGCGGCCTGGTCCACGCTTTCCGTCGCGGCCCAGGCATTAAGTTGTTGTAGCGTCTGCTGATACTGCTGCTGAATCACTGCCGTGGCCTGCGGTTCTGCAATCACCGCGCCCTGCCACCAGATCCCGGCGGGCAGGTTAGACACCGTAACGACCTGCGACAGTCGCTCTGCATGATCGATGGTCAACGTTTTACCCGAAGTGAGCGCGTGTACCGTGACCTGGCTATCTGCCCACGCGGAGCAACTGAGAGCCAGAAGCCCAGCGCTGGTGAGTAATGTTTTTATTTTCATAGCGTCGCTGGTTTCAGGATAGTGAAGTCGATAGGAAGGATCCCGGCCCCTAACATCTGGCGGCCCTGACGAACCTGCCCGCTAACCGCATCTACCCAGAAGGTGTTTTGCCAGTCGCGCGAAGGAGTATCCGTGTGGGCATTTTCATGCCATACCAGGCAGCGAACCCGTTTACCCGCAATGGTCAGCACGTCTTCACCGCCAGAAGTAAAGCGGGAAACCACGGTCGCCGAACGGTAGCGTTGATCCTCTGTCCAGCTTATCGTTCTGGTCCAGGTAGCGCCGTTTGTGAGCTGTCGGGCATTCAGGAGGGGGTCTTGCGGCTGATTGCTGACGTCAAGAAGGTTATCGGGCAAGTTAACGGTTTTCACTAACCGGCCGCTTTTCGTTACCAGCATCGCCTTATCCTGCGTCAGCCATTTACGCTGGCCGTTCTCAAGATAACCCAGTACCACAAAAATGCGCTGGCCGTCGTTAATGCGCAGATACATGGTGTTATAGGGCAGTGATTCAATTTGCTGGTTAGAAACGGTAACGTCCTTCGCGCCAAAAAAGGTCGAATCCAGGGTATCAACAATGCTTTGCTGGCTATGGGTGCAGCCCTGCATCAGCAGGCAGGCCATGAGGAAGAGGAGTATGCGCACCAGAGGATCCCTTTCACAATGTGTTAATACAAAAAATAACCTCAAAGAAGCGGTTATTTGCACGCACTTATTTGCCAGAAGACCGCAAAAGAGGGTTTCCAGCATTATACATAATTAGCGATAAAAATAGTTTTACGTGGGTATTATTTACTTTTTTAAGATGCCCGGCAAATCATATCTGCCGGGCATCTTATATACCATCCCACACTGTTAATTAACTGTACAGAAATTCAGTTAATTCTCAAGCTTAACGCGTAGTGGTGGTGGTAGTCAGGTTAACGCCAGAGCCGGAGCTGTCGTCGTCGCTTGCGGCAACGGCAACTAACGCAACCAGACCTGCTACTGCAGTTGCAGTGACGATAGTGGTGGTGCCGATTGCGCCTGCTGCAGCGCCGCCAGACGTAGTTTCAGTCCCGGTGGCCGGAGCAGCAAACGTAGCCGGGCTAACACCCGCCAGCGCCAACGCTGCGAGAACCGCACACATTGTCTTTTTCATTCACGTTCCTCATCATTCAACGAATGTAAAATTGATAGCCTGAAAACCAGGCAATATTAGCATACCATAACCTTCAGCTTTTGGGCTGAATAGCGGGCAGGCTACCGCCGTGGCTTAAAGCTACCACCCTGCACTAACTTCCTTTCTGCCAGATCGGAAATCAGAAACCGGCAATTCACTATTTAATACCTGACAAAACATTCGTGAACGCCATAACTCATTGAATTCATTCCAGTTATCATAAAACCATATTAAAGTAAAGCTTAATTCAGTTGACTAAGCTCATCCCTAATACGCAGACGAAACAGATGACAGATCGCATGCATCTTTATAATTAGATAACTGAGTTTTTATTCAATGAAACGGTAGGATAAGTCTTAGCGACATGAAAAACAACAACCAGAAACGATGTTTCGACAAATCTAACAAATTAGGATGACATGATACACATCAACCGCGCTAATATACCGCTCACTTTTGAGGCAATCCTTTGTAAACCCTACTAAATCTGGCAGGAAAGCGGCTAAGTGAAAATGTTTCAGGGTTACTCAGGACATAAGCTGGCCGGATTAAGTGATTAAGATTGCGCGTAGAACAAATATATTTTTTTGCAAGCATATCGATATTATTTCGTTAATACGCGAATTATGGCAAATAGCGAAACGGATCTTAAGGCAATAACAATATCAGAGGAAATCGGCCATTCAGACGAGGCTGAAAAGCTGACAAGATACAGAGTAATCAGGCACATTACGTTCGCCTCTGGTATCTTAGATAAGGTATAACCAGACGCGTAGTTGCGCTCCGGCCACGGCCTGTAATGATGATATGGAGAAAGAATGAAAAGAGTTAAGCTACTGTTATTGGGCGTTGCACTCGGCGTGGCGACCTGCGTGAGCGCTGCCCCGCAAACGGCGGTCAAGGCGCAGGGCACACAATCCTATGAGCTGAAAGAATTTTTCGCTGATTTCACCCATTTTACTATCGGTGACACGGTGCCCGAAATGTACCGTACTGAAGAATACAACATCAAGCAGTGGCAGCAACGTAACCTGCCCGCGCCGGATGCCGGAAGTCACTGGACCTATATGGGCGGTAACTACGTGCTCATTACTGATGCAGAAGGCAAGATCCTGAAAGTCTATGACGGTGAAATTTTCTATCACCGTTAAGTTGTGACGGCTGCCCGCCAGGGCAGCCGGAGACCTTATACTGCGCGGAAGGCAATTTCACTGGGGATCACGTCCCCCTGCCAGTACAGCTGTGCCGCCACGCGCCCTGCCAGCTGGCGATAGATAGCAGTAAATTCACTGTCAGGACGATGAATAACCGTTGGCGTGCCGTGGTCGAGATCCTCGCGCAGGCTGATATGCAGCGGCATTTGCCCCAGCAGCTGCGTATGATACTGTTCCGCCAGCTTTTCTGCCCCGCCAGTGCCGAAAATAGGCTCATGATGCCCGCAGTTGCTGCACACATGCATACTCATGTTTTCGACAATCCCCAGTACCGGCACGTCCACTTTCTCGAACATCACAATGCCTTTTTTAGCATCAATCAGCGCGATATCCTGCGGCGTGGTGACTACCAGCGCGCCCGTGACCGGAATGTTTTGCGCCAGCGTCAGTTGAATGTCACCGGTTCCCGGCGGCATATCCAGGACCAGATAATCCAGATCCGGCCACAGCGTTTCCTGGAGCATCTGCATTAGCGCTTTGCTGGCCATTGGTCCGCGCCAGACCATCGCATTATCATCCGTCACCAGATAGCCAATGGAGTTGGTCGCTAGCCCATGCGCGACAATCGGCGTCATATGCGTGCCGTCCGGCGAGGTCGGACGCTGGTGTTCGGTGCCCAGCATCGTCGGGATAGACGGACCATAGATATCGGCGTCCAGCAGGCCGACTTTTGCGCCTTCCGCCGCCAGCGCCAGCGCCAGATTCACCGCCGTTGAGGATTTCCCTACCCCACCCTTGCCAGAACTGACGGCAATAATATTTTTTACGCCGTTGATGCCCGGCTGATTGTTGACGCGCTTTAGCGTGGCGACAGTGTGAGACAGCTTCCAGTCAATCGCTTTAGCGCCGGTGATGCGCAACAGCTCCGCACTGGTCTCCTCTTTCAGATCCTCGAACGCGCTGGTCCAGACAAACGGCATCTGCAGTTCGATGTGGATGGTGTCATCCAGCCAGGCGACGTGATGCAGCGCTTTCAGCGTCGTCAGATTATGCTTCAGTGTGGGATGCTGAAAATTTGCCAGCGTCCCGGCGACCATTGCTCGCAAGCGTTCCGGGGATTTGGCCTGGGATTGTTCGTTCATCCCGACTCCTCTGTTGTTGTTCTGAAAAGACAGTGTAATTACCCAGTTTACCTCAGAGACGACAATTATTCATTTGTGGATAAATGCCCTTATCACTTGGCGCGGCAAATACCATTTTGGTACTATCAAAGCCCTTTTCATTACCAAAGAAGTAATACTCACTATGACTCAAGTCGCGAAGAAAATTCTGGTAACGTGCGCGCTGCCGTACGCCAACGGCTCAATCCACCTCGGCCACATGCTGGAGCATATCCAGGCTGATGTCTGGGTCCGTTACCAGCGAATGCGCGGCCATCAGGTAAACTTCATCTGCGCGGACGATGCGCACGGGACGCCGATCATGCTGAAAGCACAGCAGTCAGGCATCACCCCTGAGCAGATGATTACCGAAATGAGTCAGGAGCATCAGACCGATTTTGCGGGCTTCGACATCAGTTACGATAACTACCACTCCACGCACAGCGATGAGAACCGTGAGCTGTCGGAGCTTATCTATGGTCGTCTGAAAGAGAACGGTTTTATTAAAAACCGTACCATCTCTCAGCTCTACGATCCGGAAAAAGGCATGTTCCTGCCGGACCGTTTTGTGAAAGGCACCTGCCCGAAATGTAAGTCGGCAGATCAGTATGGCGATAACTGTGAAGTGTGCGGCGCAACCTACAGCCCGACCGAGCTGATCGAGCCGAAATCCGTGGTTTCTGGCGCGACGCCGGTCATGCGTGATTCTGAACACTTCTTCTTCGACCTGCCCTCCTTCAGTGAAATGTTGCAGGCGTGGACCCGCAGCGGCGCGTTGCAGGAGCAGGTGGCAAACAAAATGCAGGAGTGGTTTGAATCCGGCCTGCAACAGTGGGATATTTCCCGCGATGCGCCCTACTTTGGTTTTGAAATCCCGAATGCGCCGGGCAAATTTTTCTACGTCTGGCTGGATGCGCCAATTGGCTACATGGGTTCCTTTAAGAATCTGTGTGACAAGCGCGGCGACACGACCAGCTTTGACGAGTACTGGAAGAAAGACTCCGCGGCCGAACTGTATCATTTCATCGGCAAAGACATTGTCTACTTCCATAGCCTGTTCTGGCCAGCCATGCTGGAAGGCAGCAACTTCCGCAAGCCGACGAACCTGTTTGTTCACGGCTACGTCACGGTAAACGGCGCCAAGATGTCAAAATCGCGCGGTACCTTTATTAAGGCCAGCACCTGGCTGAATCATTTTGATGCCGACAGCCTGCGTTATTACTACACCGCCAAGCTCTCCTCGCGCATTGATGATATCGACCTGAACCTGGAAGATTTCGTGCAGCGCGTTAACGCGGATATCGTCAATAAGGTGGTCAATCTGGCTTCACGTAACGCGGGCTTTATTGCCAAGCGTTTTGACGGCGTGCTGGCGTCTGAACTTGCCGATCCGGCGCTCTACAAAACCTTTACCGATGCCGCGACGGTCATTGGTGAAGCCTGGGAAAGCCGCGAATTTGGCAAAGCCGTGCGTGAGATTATGGCGCTGGCCGATGTTGCCAACCGCTATGTCGATGAAAAAGCACCATGGGTAGTGGCGAAGCAGGAAGGTCAGGAGGCGGAGTTGCAGGCAATCTGCTCCATGGGCATCAACCTGTTCCGCGTGCTGATGACCTACCTTAAGCCGGTGATCCCAACGCTTGCCGGGCGCGCGGAAGCCTTCCTGAATACCACCCTGGAATGGGACGCTATTCAGAAACCGCTGCTGGGCCATAAGGTCAACACCTTTAAAGCGCTGTATAACCGCATCGACATGAAGCAGGTTGACGCACTGGTAGAGGCATCGAAAGAAGAAGTGAAAGCGATGGCGGCTCCGGTAGCGGGACCGCTGGCCAATGACCCGATTCAGGAAACCATCACCTTTGATGATTTCGCAAAAATCGACCTGCGCGTGGCGCTGATTGAAAACGCCGGCTTTGTTGAAGGCTCTGACAAGCTGCTGCGTCTGACGCTGGATCTGGGCGGCGAGAAACGTAACGTTTTCTCCGGTATCCGCTCCGCTTACCCGGACCCGCAGGTGCTGATTGGCCGTCTGACGGTAATGGTCGCCAACCTCGCGCCACGTAAAATGCGCTTCGGCGTCTCTGAAGGCATGGTGATGGCCGCAGGCCCTGGCGGATCAGATATCTTTCTGTTAAGCCCGGATGACGGCGCAAAACCTGGCCAGCAGGTGAAATAATATTTGCTTCAGGCGCCGCACTCGCGGCGCTTTTTTTATCCCTGTTTCGACCTTTTCCTACGACGAACTCCACTTCCGGACTGCGCAATATTTTAAAAAGCCTCTATGCTTTATTGCACTGGTGCAATTTGCGCTTCGCTACGCCGCTTCATGCGGTTATTTTTTAAACATTTTTATAAAATGGAGTTTTGTATGAAAGCATTAAATAAATTGTTGTCAGTTGCGTTTGCTTCGGCGCTGGTTGTTTCCCTGGCAGGCTGCGGTGACAAAGAAGAAACCAAAACCTTTAACGCTAATATTAACGGCGCTGACATCAAAATCACCTATACCTATGAAGGTGATAAAGTTCTGAAGCAAACCTCAGAGAATAAGATTAACTACTCCACCATCGGCGCGAAAAACAAAGAAGAAGCGGCACGCGTGCTGGATCCGCTGAGTGCAAAATATAAAAACATTCAGGGTGTTGATGAAAAATTAGATTACAAAGACACCTGGGCGGAAGAAACAGTTACCGTCGATATGGAAAAAGTGGATTTCAAAGCGCTGCAGAGCGTTTCTGGCTCCATGGTTACAGGCGATACCAGCAAAGGTGTCAGCATGAAGCAAACCCAGACTATGCTTGAGTCAGCTGGCTTTAAAGAAGTGAAATAAGCCCTTTCAGGCCGGGTTTAGCCCGGCCTGGTATTCTATTTAGCAGCGTGTTCACGCGCCGTCAGACCGCGCAGAAAATAACGCAGCATCTGATCGCCACATTCACGGAAGTTTTTATGATCCGGGGCGCGCATCATGGCGGTAATTTCCGGCATCGAAATGCGGAATTGCTGCTCAGTCAGAATAGCCAGAATGTCATCGGTTTTAAGTGCAAACGCAATACGCAGCTTTTTCAGGATCACATTATTATTGATGCGACGCTCAACCGACAATGCCGGAGTCGACTCATCACGTCCGCGTTTATCGTAAATCAGGCCGTTTAAAAAGCACGACAGCATAATATCCGGGCACCGCACGAAGCCATCTTCATCTTCCTTACGCAGCCAGGGCACCAGTTGTTCTGCGGTCACATCCGCTTCCCCCAGTGCAAAAATACGCACCAGATCGTTATTATTGTTTTTCAGAATGTAGCGGACGCTACGCAAAATATCGTTACTGACCATAGTGCCTTCGGTGATGAAAAAATGCGGGAGCTCATTCTACACCAATTACAGCCCCAGCGCCTCTTTCAGGTTTTTCAGGTAGCGGCGACTCACCGGCACCGTCTGCCCGGCGCGTAACAGCAGTTCGGCCTGACCGTTCTCTTCCAGGCGAATTTCTTTCAGGTGCGCCATATTTACCAGATACTGACGATGGCAGCGCAGCAGCGGCGTCCGGCTTTCCAGCGTGCGCAGCGTGAGTTCAGTGAATCCCTCTTTCCCTTCATGGCTGGTGACATACACGCCGCTCATCCGGCTGCTGACAAACGCCACGTCTTCCATCTGCAAAAGCCAGATCCGGCTGTGCCCGGTGCAGGGAATAAACTTCAGCGCCTGCTGATTCTCCGGCAGGACCGAAATGTCCTGCTCGCCGCGCTCCTGGCGCAGGCGGGTCAGGGTTTTATTCAGTCGCCCGGCTTCAATCGGTTTGAGCAGATAATCGAAGGCGTGTTCCTCAAACGCTTTTACGGCGTATTCATCAAAAGCCGTCAAAAAGACCACCCACGGCCGATGTTCCGGGTCGAGCATGCCGACCATCTCCAGCCCGCTGATACGCGGCATCTGAATATCAAGAAACAGCACGTCCGGGCGCAACGTATGCACCGCGCCAATAGCCTCAACGGCATTCGCACACTCGCCTACAATCTCGATGTCATTTTCGTCCTGTAGCAGAATGCGCAGATTCTCGCGTGCTAACGGTTCGTCATCCACAATCAGCACTTTTAACATGCGTTTTCCTCCAGAGGCAGTCGCAGGGTAATTCGGGTAAAACATTCTGGCTCACAGTTGACGGTAATCCCGCAGTCGTCACCAAAACGGGCGCGCAGGCGTTTGTCGACCAGACTCATCCCCAGCCCGCTGGCGCTGGCATTCGGATGATAAAGCCCGGCATTATCTTCAATATCGAGCTGTAAATAACGTTGATACTGGCTGGCATGGATCCTGATTTCCCCGACGCCAAGATGCTGCGACGTGCCGTGCTTAATGGCATTTTCTACAATCGGTTGCAACGTAAAGGCAGGAAGCTGGAGATGCGCCAGCGATTCCGGTACAAAAAGCTGCACCTGAAGGCGCGACTGGAAGCGCGCTTTTTCGATTTGCAGGTAGGCATTCACATGTTCAATTTCATCCGCCAGGGTCACTATCTCGGATGGCCGCTTGAGATTTTTACGGAAAAAAGTCGACAGATACTGGACCAGCTGGCTGGCCTGATCGCTGTCGCGGCGGATCACCGCCTTTAGCGTATTCAGGGCATTAAACAGAAAATGCGGATTGACCTGCGCGTGAAGCAGCTTGATTTCCGACTGGGTCAGCAACGCTTTTTGCCGTTCGTACTGGCCCGCCAGTATTTGCGCCGACAGCAACTGGGCAATCCCCTCCCCCAGCGTGCGGTTGATGGAGCTGAACAGACGGTTTTTCGCTTCATAGAGTTTAATGGTGCCGATCACCCGCTGGTTCTCGCCGCGTAGCGGGATCACCAGCGTCGAGCCCAGTTTGCACTGCGGATGCAGAGAACAGCGATACGGCACTTCGTTACCGTCGGCATACACTACTTCGCCAGTATTGATCGCCTTCAGTGTCCATTCGGATGAAATCGGCCGACCGGGCAGATGATGGTCGTCGCCGGTGCCGGTAAACGCCAGCAGCTTGTCACGATCGGTGATGGCGACCGCGCCGATATCCAGCTCCTGATAGAGTACCTGCGCCACCTTCATGCTGTTCTCTTCGTTA
Coding sequences within it:
- a CDS encoding YjbH domain-containing protein translates to MNKKYLVSLLAIAVSSACHADVLTYPDPIGPSQSDFGGTGLMQTPNARIAKEGEFSVNYRDNDQYRFYSTSIALFPWLEGTVRYTDVRTRKYSQNEDFSGDQTYKDKSFDFKVRLWEEGFWLPEFAFGKRDIAGTGLFDGEYLVTSKMVGPFDFSLGMGWGYNGNSGNITNPFCRASDKYCTRADSHDAGDISFTDVFRGPAAIFGGVEYQTPWTPLRLKLEYDGNDYQDDFAGRIDQRSHFNVGAIYRAADWADVNLSYERGNTLMFGFTLRTNFNDLKPSQRDNPKPAYQPAPPTSNLQYTTAANALTQLKYNAGFDEPEILQRGNTLYMTGVQYRYRDTREGVDRANRILMNNLPAGVDTISVTQKSQHLPQVTTETSVASLRKQLEGYPLGHEETLQQRRINPVDTDALGRGYRIRPDRFGYSISPVLSQSLGGPENFYMFQIGVMGSANYWLTDHWLVDGGVFANVYNNYNKFKSTDTPGDSTLPPVRTHIRDYVENDVYVNNLQSNYVRYLGNGFYGQVYGGYLETMYGGAGAEVLYRPLDSNWAVGIDGNYVKQRDWNNMMRFIDYKAPTGHLTGYWTPPVFDDVLFKLSLGQYLAKDKGGTLDISKRFDSGVTVGAWAAVTNVSKDDYGEGGFSKGFYVSVPLDLMTVTPTRSRASISWTPLTRDGGQMLGRKYQLYNMTTDRDVPIGY
- a CDS encoding capsule biosynthesis GfcC D2 domain-containing protein — translated: MKIKTLLTSAGLLALSCSAWADSQVTVHALTSGKTLTIDHAERLSQVVTVSNLPAGIWWQGAVIAEPQATAVIQQQYQQTLQQLNAWAATESVDQAASIRAVIQQLQAIKVTGRQFVPLDPDLVRTRDENNPRLEGRYSLWLPARPTTITLLGAIEGTGKISWQAGRSVRDYLAGRERLTGADRNIAVVIHPDGSVQQAPVAYWNHRHVEPEPGSIIWVGFSSWATPGEFEKINQQIVSVLTHRIPD
- a CDS encoding YjbF family lipoprotein; its protein translation is MACLLMQGCTHSQQSIVDTLDSTFFGAKDVTVSNQQIESLPYNTMYLRINDGQRIFVVLGYLENGQRKWLTQDKAMLVTKSGRLVKTVNLPDNLLDVSNQPQDPLLNARQLTNGATWTRTISWTEDQRYRSATVVSRFTSGGEDVLTIAGKRVRCLVWHENAHTDTPSRDWQNTFWVDAVSGQVRQGRQMLGAGILPIDFTILKPATL
- a CDS encoding RcnB family protein, with the protein product MKRVKLLLLGVALGVATCVSAAPQTAVKAQGTQSYELKEFFADFTHFTIGDTVPEMYRTEEYNIKQWQQRNLPAPDAGSHWTYMGGNYVLITDAEGKILKVYDGEIFYHR
- the apbC gene encoding iron-sulfur cluster carrier protein ApbC, with the protein product MNEQSQAKSPERLRAMVAGTLANFQHPTLKHNLTTLKALHHVAWLDDTIHIELQMPFVWTSAFEDLKEETSAELLRITGAKAIDWKLSHTVATLKRVNNQPGINGVKNIIAVSSGKGGVGKSSTAVNLALALAAEGAKVGLLDADIYGPSIPTMLGTEHQRPTSPDGTHMTPIVAHGLATNSIGYLVTDDNAMVWRGPMASKALMQMLQETLWPDLDYLVLDMPPGTGDIQLTLAQNIPVTGALVVTTPQDIALIDAKKGIVMFEKVDVPVLGIVENMSMHVCSNCGHHEPIFGTGGAEKLAEQYHTQLLGQMPLHISLREDLDHGTPTVIHRPDSEFTAIYRQLAGRVAAQLYWQGDVIPSEIAFRAV
- the metG gene encoding methionine--tRNA ligase; this translates as MTQVAKKILVTCALPYANGSIHLGHMLEHIQADVWVRYQRMRGHQVNFICADDAHGTPIMLKAQQSGITPEQMITEMSQEHQTDFAGFDISYDNYHSTHSDENRELSELIYGRLKENGFIKNRTISQLYDPEKGMFLPDRFVKGTCPKCKSADQYGDNCEVCGATYSPTELIEPKSVVSGATPVMRDSEHFFFDLPSFSEMLQAWTRSGALQEQVANKMQEWFESGLQQWDISRDAPYFGFEIPNAPGKFFYVWLDAPIGYMGSFKNLCDKRGDTTSFDEYWKKDSAAELYHFIGKDIVYFHSLFWPAMLEGSNFRKPTNLFVHGYVTVNGAKMSKSRGTFIKASTWLNHFDADSLRYYYTAKLSSRIDDIDLNLEDFVQRVNADIVNKVVNLASRNAGFIAKRFDGVLASELADPALYKTFTDAATVIGEAWESREFGKAVREIMALADVANRYVDEKAPWVVAKQEGQEAELQAICSMGINLFRVLMTYLKPVIPTLAGRAEAFLNTTLEWDAIQKPLLGHKVNTFKALYNRIDMKQVDALVEASKEEVKAMAAPVAGPLANDPIQETITFDDFAKIDLRVALIENAGFVEGSDKLLRLTLDLGGEKRNVFSGIRSAYPDPQVLIGRLTVMVANLAPRKMRFGVSEGMVMAAGPGGSDIFLLSPDDGAKPGQQVK
- a CDS encoding YehR family lipoprotein, giving the protein MKALNKLLSVAFASALVVSLAGCGDKEETKTFNANINGADIKITYTYEGDKVLKQTSENKINYSTIGAKNKEEAARVLDPLSAKYKNIQGVDEKLDYKDTWAEETVTVDMEKVDFKALQSVSGSMVTGDTSKGVSMKQTQTMLESAGFKEVK
- a CDS encoding DUF1456 family protein, producing MVSNDILRSVRYILKNNNNDLVRIFALGEADVTAEQLVPWLRKEDEDGFVRCPDIMLSCFLNGLIYDKRGRDESTPALSVERRINNNVILKKLRIAFALKTDDILAILTEQQFRISMPEITAMMRAPDHKNFRECGDQMLRYFLRGLTAREHAAK
- the btsR gene encoding two-component system response regulator BtsR; its protein translation is MLKVLIVDDEPLARENLRILLQDENDIEIVGECANAVEAIGAVHTLRPDVLFLDIQMPRISGLEMVGMLDPEHRPWVVFLTAFDEYAVKAFEEHAFDYLLKPIEAGRLNKTLTRLRQERGEQDISVLPENQQALKFIPCTGHSRIWLLQMEDVAFVSSRMSGVYVTSHEGKEGFTELTLRTLESRTPLLRCHRQYLVNMAHLKEIRLEENGQAELLLRAGQTVPVSRRYLKNLKEALGL
- a CDS encoding sensor histidine kinase — translated: MYEFNLVLLLLQQMCVFLVIAWLMSKTRLFIPLIQVTVRLPHKLLCYVTFSIFCILGTYFGLHIEDSIANTRAIGAVMGGLLGGPVVGGLVGLTGGLHRYSLGGMTALSCMISTMVEGLLGGLVHSMLIKRGRTDRVFSPLTAGAVTFVAELVQMMIILLIARPFQDALHLVNSIAAPMMVTNTVGAALFMRILLDKRAMFEKYTSAFSATALKVAASTEGILRQGFNEENSMKVAQVLYQELDIGAVAITDRDKLLAFTGTGDDHHLPGRPISSEWTLKAINTGEVVYADGNEVPYRCSLHPQCKLGSTLVIPLRGENQRVIGTIKLYEAKNRLFSSINRTLGEGIAQLLSAQILAGQYERQKALLTQSEIKLLHAQVNPHFLFNALNTLKAVIRRDSDQASQLVQYLSTFFRKNLKRPSEIVTLADEIEHVNAYLQIEKARFQSRLQVQLFVPESLAHLQLPAFTLQPIVENAIKHGTSQHLGVGEIRIHASQYQRYLQLDIEDNAGLYHPNASASGLGMSLVDKRLRARFGDDCGITVNCEPECFTRITLRLPLEENAC